A region of Dioscorea cayenensis subsp. rotundata cultivar TDr96_F1 unplaced genomic scaffold, TDr96_F1_v2_PseudoChromosome.rev07_lg8_w22 25.fasta BLBR01001813.1, whole genome shotgun sequence DNA encodes the following proteins:
- the LOC120257037 gene encoding receptor-like protein 13: protein MSRLENLHLSENSLNERIIPCLIRASSLKTLDLSWNNMGGNFSLKEFSKLDKLELLDLRRNKLYGDIPLMSNEWTSLKGLSIKYNQLNGTSLEGLCMIKNLEELDISFNNLNSDIPDCFRYLSSLNYLDISHNQLETRFSSSIFENLTRLEFAAFSDNNLKGTLSVSSFANNTKLKFLDLSNNYQLELETEDLGSPPSFQLKGIALTNCIVNKVSQSIPTFLSTQYMIEYIDLSGNNLKGNIPLWLLENKTNLTNLSLRDNSLTGSFILPSQRTKLEYFDVSNNKLTGEIPLSIGTIFPNLWYLNMSNNLLQGVIPSSVKNLSYLEYLYLSDNNLSGQFSNFVKELPHLDILDLSINQFQGTLSK, encoded by the exons ATGAGTAGACTTGAGAATTTGCACTTGTCAGAGAACTCATTAAATGAAAGGATCATACCATGCTTAATAAGAGCATCATCACTCAAAACTCTTGATCTTTCCTGGAACAACATGGGTGgaaatttttctttgaaag AGTTCAGTAAGTTAGACAAGCTTGAGCTATTGGATCTACGCAGGAATAAATTATATGGAGATATCCCTTTGATGTCAAATGAGTGGACATCACTCAAAGGCTTGTCCATAAAATATAATCAACTCAATGGCACCTCTTTGGAAG GATTGTGCATGATAAAGAACCTTGAAGAGCTAGACATCAGCTTCAATAATTTGAATTCAGATATTCCAGATTGCTTTAGATATCTGTCATCTCTAAACTATTTGGATATCTCCCACAATCAATTGGAAACGAGGTTTTCttcatctatttttgaaaaccTTACAAGACTTGAGTTTGCTGCTTTCTCGGACAATAATTTAAAGGGAACTCTCTCGGTGAGCTCATTTGCTAACAATACTAAGCTTAAATTCTTAGATCTTTCAAATAATTATCAATTGGAGCTCGAAACGGAAGATCTAGGAAGTCCTCCATCATTTCAACTTAAAGGTATTGCCCTGACAAATTGCATTGTGAACAAGGTCTCTCAATCCATCCCCACTTTTTTGTCCACTCAATATATGATAGAATACATCGATCTTTCTGGTAATAACTTAAAGGGAAATATTCCATTATGGTTATTAGAGAATAAGACCAATCTAACTAATCTCAGTTTGAGAGATAATTCATTAACTGGATCATTTATATTACCATCCCAAAGGACAAAACTGGAATATTTTGATGTCTCAAATAATAAACTCACTGGAGAAATACCTTTGAGCATTGGCACTATTTTTCCCAATTTATGGTATTTGAACATGTCAAATAATTTGTTGCAAGGTGTCATCCCTTCTTCagttaaaaatttaagttaCTTGGAATATTTATACCTATCAGATAACAATTTATCAGGacaattttctaattttgtcaaAGAGTTGCCTCATCTAGATATATTGGACCTATCTATCAACCAATTTCAGGGAACTCTCTCCAAATAA
- the LOC120257039 gene encoding receptor-like protein EIX2 has translation MLWLSFLDISENHFFGNLPSCIADILYLSVLNAARNNLKGNLMTGLCYMNELESLDLSKNHFFGQVPSCFNMTRLEYLNLRDNELTGHFPNALSNLSLLTLDLGNNHFVGHIPSWIGITLKLLKIFSLKGNHFDGSISMQICNLRFLHILDLSHNNLSGHIPSCLHNIGHNSNLNYQFTIGTDTEDIQANVGGYDVFPRDYITNIFLNSLEKSQAIIYEYIEFATKQRSDRYRGNILQYLSGIDLSCNQLVGMIPENMGEMTWLQALNLSNNRLTGPIPTTLSSLREIESLDLSHNMLVGRIPPQLAELNYLEVFSVAYNNLSGPTIGLVAQFSTFNESSYKGNPYLCGPPLKKNCTSMIPSSPKQHGQVTNVFHDDNEEGKDRLILFASIALGFISGFWGWMALLFFKRNLRYSFFLAMDGYTEEAIDMVKSLLSKMKSCW, from the coding sequence ATGTTATGGCTTTCTTTCTTGGATATTAGTGAGAACCACTTCTTTGGAAATCTACCAAGTTGTATTGCCGACATTTTGTACCTTTCGGTCCTTAATGCTGCAAGAAACAATTTGAAAGGAAATCTGATGACTGGACTTTGTTATATGAATGAACTTGAATCGTTGGATCTCTCTAAAAATCATTTCTTTGGCCAAGTTCCATCTTGCTTCAACATGACTCGCTtagaatatttgaatttaagagACAACGAACTCACAGGACACTTTCCAAATGCTTTATCAAATCTGTCTTtattgacattagatttgggcaATAACCATTTTGTCGGTCATATTCCTAGTTGGATAGGGATTACCCTTAAACTTTTGAAGATATTCTCTTTGAAAGGAAACCATTTTGATGGATCGATTTCAATGCAAATTTGTAATTTAAGATTTCTACATATTCTTGACCTTTCTCACAATAATTTGTCAGGGCATATACCTTCTTGTTTGCATAATATAGGGCACAACTCCAATTTGAATTACCAATTTACCATAGGAACTGATACCGAAGACATTCAAGCTAATGTGGGTGGCTATGATGTTTTCCCAAGAGATTAcattactaatatttttttaaactcactGGAGAAGTCACAAGCAATTATATATGAGTATATCGAGTTTGCAACAAAGCAAAGATCAGACCGTTACCGAGGGAacattttacaatatttatcaGGAATAGACTTGTCTTGCAACCAATTAGTTGGCATGATCCCAGAGAACATGGGTGAAATGACTTGGCTCCAAGCTTTGAATTTGTCCAATAATCGATTGACTGGTCCAATACCTACTACACTATCAAGCTTGAGAGAAATTGAAAGCTTAGACCTCTCCCACAACATGTTGGTTGGACGAATACCTCCGCAACTTGCAGAACTCAATTATTTAGAAGTCTTCTCTGTGGCATATAACAACCTTTCTGGTCCAACAATAGGTTTGGTCGCTCAGTTCAGTACATTTAATGAGAGTAGCTATAAAGGGAACCCTTATCTTTGTGGTCCTCCATTAAAGAAGAATTGTACCTCCATGATACCATCATCTCCAAAACAACATGGGCAAGTCACAAATGTTTTTCATGATGATAACGAAGAAGGAAAGGACCGTCTCATATTATTTGCATCAATTGCACTTGGTTTCATAAGTGGTTTTTGGGGATGGATGGCTCTACTATTCTTCAAGAGAAATTTGCGATATTCCTTCTTTCTGGCGATGGATGGATACACAGAAGAAGCTATTGACATGGTGAAAAGTCTTTTGTCAAAGATGAAGTCATGTTGGTAG